The Lucilia cuprina isolate Lc7/37 chromosome 5, ASM2204524v1, whole genome shotgun sequence genome includes a window with the following:
- the LOC111682659 gene encoding 40S ribosomal protein S12, whose amino-acid sequence MADVDVDVPSAAPAVGGPMDINQALQEVLKKSLIADGLVHGIHQACKALDKRQAVLCILAESFDEPNYKKLVTALCHEHQIPLIRVDSHKKLGEWSGLCKIDKEGKPRKVCGCSVVVIKDFGEETQALDVVKEHLRQNS is encoded by the exons atggCTGACGTTGATGT AGATGTTCCCTCAGCAGCTCCCGCTGTAGGTGGTCCCATGGACATTAATCAAGCTTTGCAAGAAGTTTTGAAGAAATCTTTAATTGCCGATGGTCTTGTACATGGTATTCACCAAGCCTGCAAGGCCTTAGACAA acgTCAAGCTGTTTTGTGTATCTTGGCTGAGTCTTTTGACGAACCCAACTACAAGAAGCTCGTTACTGCCCTCTGTCATGAACATCAAATCCCCTTGATCCGTGTCGATTCCCACAAGAAACTCGGTGAATGGTCTGGTTTGTGCAAGATCGACAAAGAAGGCAAACCCCGTAAGGTTTGCGGCTGTTCCGTTGTTGTCATCAAGGACTTCGGTGAGGAAACCCAAGCTTTGGATGTCGTCAAGGAGCACCTCAGACAAAACAGCTAA
- the LOC111682667 gene encoding zinc finger MYND domain-containing protein 10 homolog — translation MANFVYPEELTYFIESIRPFQIKDVGSTKWLDVHEMIIKLSQQALLEAAEHREEEVKEMLIARDKLKVLIHEAFCIFLWKTKVLPHLLDIDPNPSATFLIYTVLYHEGAVISLLDMALYHESGCEALQDSAIDLIDYCAQAVAQVIGLASMGYHENDTNIDVDESILTELERQKRDLIYKIGLRSISILNYLADNANSLPISASRRLIVTHDIPWLMADLLNFRPWQKRTKKGLEKYIDEKWTLVKGEAVAKVVKHEAQAWFCLRQILFNNNLMSSYELNDERRKQLAKCQGLLHESLLDQLPPLIDLKQFLCQLTMSSKSSNVSKKSNLVLEELPEIRENLIKETEESGGFLGIAQLQESIFLNNDKDQILNTAQRLNAAYNTDLLAELEAKAEELEKGFREEKDPNKATGEKGHKCANCLGEAEKKCSNCKNIYYCSRKCQLDDWTQHKHNCIKI, via the exons atGGCTAATTTCGTATATCCCGAAGAAttaacatatttcattgaaagtATTCGACCATTTCAAATTAAAGATGTTGGTTCAACAAAATGGTTAGATGTCCATGAAATGATTATTAAACTTAGCCAACAGGCATTACTTGAGGCTGCCGAACATCGCGAAGAGGAAGTTAAGGAAATGTTAATAGCTCGTGATAAGCTAAAGGTGTTAATACACGAagcattttgtatatttttgtggaaaacaaaagttttaccGCATCTCTTAGATATCGATCCAAATCCTTCGGCTACGTTTTTGATCTATACGGTTTTATATCATGAAGGAGCGGTAATTTCACTCTTAGACATGGCATTATATCATGAAAGTGGTTGTGAGGCATTACAGGATTCGGCTATTGATTTGATCGACTATTGTGCTCAAGCTGTAGCTCAGGTTATTGGTTTAGCAAG CATGGGATATCATGAGAATGATACTAACATCGATGTCGATGAGTCCATACTTACAGAGTTAGAGCGACAAAAAAGGGATTTAATCTATAAAATTGGCTTACGATCAATTTCCATACTTAATTATTTGGCAGACAATGCAAATTCTTTGCCCATAAGTGCCTCTAGACGTTTAATAGTTACCCATGATATACCATGGTTAATGGCTGATCTATTAAATTTTCGTCCCTGGCAGAAACGAACTAAAAAAGGtcttgaaaaatatattgatgAAAAATGGACTTTAGTAAAAGGCGAAGCAGTGGCTAAGGTAGTTAAACACGAAGCTCAAGCTTGGTTTTGTTTGCgtcaaatactttttaataacaatcTTATGTCATCATATGAGTTAAATGACGAAAGACGCAAACAATTGGCTAAA TGTCAAGGTCTTTTACATGAATCGCTATTAGATCAGTTGCCGCCCTTAATAGATCTCAAGCAATTTCTATGTCAACTTACAATGTCGTCTAAAAGTTCGAATGTttctaaaaaatcgaatttagtTTTAGAAGAACTTCCTGAAATTAGAGAAAATCTCATAAAAGAAACTGAAGAATCTGGCGGTTTTTTGGGTATAGCCCAATTGCAGGAATCGATATTTCTTAACAATGACAAAGATCAAATATTAAATACGGCACAACGTTTAAATGCAGCCTATAATACGGATTTGTTAGCAGAATTGGAAGCCAAAGCAGAAGAATTAGAAAAGGGATTTCGAGAAGAAAAAGACCCAAATAAAGCAACCGGTGAGAAGGGCCATAAATGTGCTAATTGTTTGGGCGAAGCTGAAAAGAAATGCtctaattgtaaaaatatttactactgTTCAAG AAAATGTCAGCTTGATGACTGGACACAACATAAACATAACTGcattaaaatctaa
- the LOC124420435 gene encoding uncharacterized protein LOC124420435 yields MPKGKNTGFKRPIINISNITLAIKDIENGMTIETAAKKHTIAKTTLWRHYKRHQLSTQQQQQQQQTCVYVKNLVSNSNHNKQIFTDEEEIFLAEYIKTLAKLQYELDGNDIRKFVFLIAQRNNKIMPKSWLEHELADTEWLREFVKRHPSTPALVKTNDKTISTSNNYQPKMDFNVIPNNLIDSISLYLFTQIYHLMKVTNAVTEKTANENK; encoded by the coding sequence ATGCCAAAAGGTAAAAATACTGGCTTTAAACGGCCAATTATTAATATATCGAATATAACGTTGGCCATTAAGGATATCGAAAATGGAATGACTATAGAAACTGCTGCTAAAAAACATACAATTGCCAAAACAACCTTGTGGAGGCACTATAAAAGACACCAATTGTCTacgcaacagcagcaacaacaacaacaaacgtgTGTTTACGTTAAAAACCTTGTAAGCAACAGTAAccataacaaacaaatatttactgaTGAGGAGGAAATCTTTTTGGCggaatatattaaaacattagCAAAATTGCAATATGAACTGGATGGAAATgatataagaaaatttgtatttcttattGCACAgaggaataataaaataatgccAAAAAGTTGGTTAGAACATGAGTTAGCGGATACGGAATGGTTGAGAGAATTTGTTAAACGTCATCCCAGTACACCAGCTTTGGTAAAAACAAATGACAAAACAATATCAACTTCAAATAATTACCAACCCAAAATGGATTTTAATGTTATAcctaataatttaattgattcaatATCATTATATCTTTTCACGCAAATCTATCATCTAATGAAAGTAACAAATGCTGTTACAGAAAAAACTGCAAACGAAAATAAATAG
- the LOC111682656 gene encoding Golgi reassembly-stacking protein 2 — protein MGSSHSVEIPGGGTEGYHVLKVQDNSPGQKAGLEAFFDFIIAIAGTRLDQDNDMLKELLKQNVDKPVKLVVYSSKTQTVRELTLTPSSGWGGQGLLGVSIRFCSFEGANEHVWHILEVHPNSPAEAAGLRAYSDYVIGADAIRHENDDLFTLIETHEQQPLKMYVYNIDDDACREVTIKPNTHWGGEGALGCGIGYGYLHRIPIQAGNASVAKPPTTIPSSTSVTAPLPTSTPVIPATAPSTVIAPSLPYVPPLSNTFATAASNAATPTTITTPQQDNTVNPPTQSVFKAYFNPDDNTPELITTPETNNLGNKEETTSEQVKQPIEHNSPTEASQPTATPNENLTAQLQNSAEANFGTVPTSVNTTLPPPSNLYIPGVIEATSNVANMPPISTPTQLPYPQATAPPTQMNASAIPMYSTGIQQYMSSPAALSYPAAQTVPSYPQIQPSMGGLYPTQSTPMPPQMAAYQQQQQQQTQQATPLVPVMAPTTTSAPVMPPPPQTSSSMNPFTPPPPTSTAFNN, from the exons ATGGGATCAAGTCATAGTGTGGAAATACCCGGTGGAGGAACTGAGGGCTACCACGTATTAAAG GTGCAAGATAACTCGCCTGGACAAAAGGCTGGTTTGGAAGCCTTCTTCGATTTTATTATTGCCATAGCGGGTACACGCTTGGATCAAGACAATGACATGCTTAAAGAACTTTTAAAGCAAAATGTCGATAAGCCTGTAAAACTTGTTGTTTATTCGAGTAAAACTCAAACTGTGCGAGAATTAACCCTAACACCCAGTTCGGGCTGGGGTGGTCAGGGCCTTTTGGGCGTTAGCATACGTTTTTGTTCTTTTGAAGGTGCCAATGAACATGTTTGGCATATTTTGGAGGTGCATCCAAACTCACCAGCAGAGGCTGCTGGCCTGAGAGCCTATTCGGATTATGTTATAGGTGCAGATGCTATAAGACATGAAAATGACGATTTATTTACTTTGATTGAAACGCATGAACAGCAGCCCTTAAAAATGTACGTGTATAACATTGATGATGATGCCTGCCGTGAGGTGACCATCAAGCCAAATACACATTGGGGTGGTGAGGGTGCTTTAGGATGCGGCATTGGTTACGGCTATTTACATCGTATACCCATACAAGCTGGTAATGCTTCTGTTGCTAAACCACCAACAACTATACCGTCATCTACAAGTGTGACGGCACCACTGCCAACATCTACACCGGTTATACCGGCAACGGCACCAAGCACAGTTATAGCACCTTCATTGCCTTATGTGCCTCCTCTAAGTAACACGTTTGCTACTGCCGCATCCAACGCAGCAACACCAACAACTATAACGACTCCACAACAGGATAATACGGTAAATCCTCCAACTCAAAGTGTTTTCAAGGCCTATTTCAATCCTGATGATAATACACCTGAATTGATAACAACACCTGAAACAAATAATTTGGGAAATAAAGAGGAAACTACTAGTGAACAAGTAAAACAGCCAATTGAACATAATTCTCCTACTGAGGCCTCCCAGCCAACAGCAACACCTAATGAAAACTTAACAGCACAATTGCAAAATTCTGCTGAGGCCAACTTTGGTACTGTACCAACATCGGTTAACACTACCTTGCCACCACCTTCGAATCTTTATATACCAGGCGTAATAGAAGCAACTAGTAATGTTGCTAATATGCCACCAATATCGACCCCAACGCAATTACCCTATCCTCAAGCTACTGCTCCCCCAACACAGATGAACGCTAGTGCAATTCCTATGTATTCGACTGGTATACAACAATATATGTCATCTCCAGCGGCTTTATCGTATCCGGCTGCCCAAACTGTACCTAGTTATCCACAAATTCAACCTTCAATGGGCGGTTTATATCCTACACAAAGTACACCTATGCCACCACAAATGGCGgcttatcaacaacaacagcagcagcaaacacAACAAGCAACACCATTAGTACCCGTTATGGCACCAACAACTACATCTGCTCCCGTTATGCCACCACCACCACAAACATCGTCATCTATGAACCCCTTTACTCCTCCACCACCCACTTCAACAGcatttaataattaa
- the LOC111682664 gene encoding probable prefoldin subunit 6, producing the protein MDKNSAALVKKLQSELEAYQNLQKTCVKLVKQRTLLESQLNENKCVLDELNLLGPDNKVYKLYGPVLVKQELEESRQNVGKRIEYISKELKSSTDTLENVEKDMTKHREAVQKLQQQYQVAAAMK; encoded by the exons ATGGATAAAAATAGCGCTGCCTTAGTAAAGAAATTGCAATCCGAATTGGAAGCTTaccaaaatttgcaaaaaa CATGTGTGAAATTAGTCAAACAACGTACATTATTGGAGAGTCaattgaatgaaaataaatgtgttttgGACGAACTTAATCTCTTGGGACCCGATAACAAAGTATACAAACTCTATGGCCCTGTATTGGTTAAACAGGAATTAGAAGAATCACGACAAAATGTAGGCAAACGTATAGAGTACATATCGAAAGAACTAAAAAGTTCAACTGATACTTTGGAAAATGTAGAAAAGGATATGACTAAACATCGGGAGGCTGTGcaaaaattgcaacaacaatACCAAGTAGCTGCCGCTATGAAATAA
- the LOC111682653 gene encoding 26S proteasome non-ATPase regulatory subunit 2, protein MPSEAAKTEKKPSAAAADEKKEHDPKAADNKDAKDKEEKEQELSDEDQQLQEELDMLVQRLQEPDTKLYLPALEMMAKLIRASTTSMTSVPKPLKFMRPHYETMKTLYKQMPDEKTRHLCADIISVLSMTMGSGKDCLAYRFLCDRTQKIGEWGHEYVRHLSGEIAAHYLETSGEFQAQLIELVKQIIPYNMEHNAEADACDLLIEIDHLHLLQEYVDESAYPRVCLYLQSCYPYVPEPDNTIILETALQLSRKFNQYTQAMRLALMLNDMDKITEIFKETKDAAIQKQLAFMLARQQVCLELDESFPDYDDLMEIMSNANLNKHFLNLARELDIMEPKTPEDIYKSHLDNARTRFASIQVDSAKQNLAASFVNGFVNAGFGVDKLLSEDGNKWLYKNKEHGMLSATASLGLILLWDVDGGLTMIDKYLYSTEDYIKSGALLACGIVNCGIRNEVDPAHALLSDYIHNHNTSMRIGAILGLGIAYAGSNRSIVIDTLKTVFSHNDKSTPSVEIMGITALSLGLIGVGSCNAEITEFLLQTIMYLTKTDLKDTFTRFLFLGLGLLYLGRQKATEAVMLTLEVLDEPYRSMATTMVDICAYAGTGNVLKIQQLLHICSDHYETSNSSESDNDKNKKDKNNKEKDKAEKEKEKEKDLSATQAIAVLGIALIAMGEDIGAEMAFRSFGNLLRYCEPCIRRSVPLALGLISASNPKLNILDTLSKFSHDSDAEVAHNAIFAMGLVGAGTNNARLAAMLRQLAQYHSKDPSNLFMVRIAQSLTHLGKGTLTLSPYHSDRQLMNPMAVAGLMATLVSLLDVKNLILGRSHYLLYCLVPAMQARMLITFDEDLNQLQVPVRVGMAIDVVGQAGKPKTITGFQTHTTPVLLAMGERAELATEEYIALTPIMEGFVILKKNPNFVK, encoded by the exons atgccCAGCGAAGCCGCAAAAACCGAAAAGAAACCAAGTGCTGCAGCAGCAGACGAAAAGAAAGAACATGACCCAAAAGCTGCCGATAATAAAGATGCTAAGGATAAGGAGGAAAAGGAGCAAGAGCTATCCGATGAGGATCAGCAATTACAGGAGGAATTAGATATGTTGGTGCAACGTCTGCAAGAACCCGATACAAAATTGTATCTGCCCGCTTTGGAAATGATGGCGAAATTGATAAGAGCCTCCACCACGTCAATGACCTCAGTACCAAAACCTCTCAAGTTTATGAGACCCCATTATGAGACTATGAAAACATTGTATAAACAAATGCCTGATGAAAAGACCCGCCATCTTTGTGCTGATATTATTTCGGTGTTGTCCATGACCATGGGCAGTGGTAAAGATTGCTTGGCCTATCGTTTCTTATGTGATCGTACACAAAAAATTGGCGAATGGGGTCATGAGTATGTACGCCATTTATCGGGCGAGATAGCTGCCCATTATTTAGAAACCTCTGGTGAGTTCCAGGCCCAACTAATTGAACTGGTAAAACagattataccctacaacatgGAACATAACGCCGAAGCTGATGCTTGTGATTTACTTATCGAAATCGATCATTTGCATTTGTTGCAAGAGTATGTAGATGAGTCTGCTTACCCCAGAGTTTGCTTATATCTACAATCCTGTTATCCCTATGTACCCGAACCGGATAACACTATAATTTTGGAAACGGCCTTGCAGCTATCACGTAAATTTAATCAGTATACACAGGCTATGCGTTTGGCTTTAATGTTAAACGATATGGATAAGATAACGGAAATCTTCAAGGAGACCAAAGATGCCGCCATACAAAAACAATTGGCTTTTATGTTGGCCAGACAACAAGTATGTTTGGAATTGGATGAATCATTTCCTGATTATGATGATCTCATGGAGATTATGTCAAATGCTAATTTAAATAAGCACTTTTTGAATTTGGCTCGTGAGTTGGATATTATGGAACCGAAAACTCCCGAAGATATTTATAAATCTCATTTGGATAATGCTCGCACCAGATTTGCATCGATTCAG GTAGACTCTGCTAAACAAAATCTTGCTGCCAGTTTTGTAAATGGTTTTGTTAATGCTGGATTCGGTGTCGATAAACTTCTTTCTGAAGATGGAAATAAATGGCTGTATAAGAATAAAGAACATGGCATGCTTTCAGCTACAGCTTCGTTAGGCCTCATTCTTTTGTGGGATGTTGATGGTGGTTTGACCATGATCGATAAATATCTATATTCTACCGAAGACTATATCAAATCAGGTGCTTTGTTGGCTTGTGGTATTGTCAATTGTGGCATACGTAATGAAGTAGATCCTGCTCATGCTCTTCTCTCCGATTATATTCATAATCACAATACATCTATGCGTATTGGAGCAATTTTAGGCTTGGGTATTGCTTATGCTGGCTCAAACCGTTCCATTGTTATTGATACCTTGAAAACAGTATTCTCACACAATGACAAATCTACGCCCAGTGTAGAGATTATGGGTATAACAGCCTTGTCATTGGGTCTGATTGGTGTGGGTTCTTGCAATGCCGAGATCACGGAATTCTTATTGCAAACCATTATGTACTTGACTAAGACCGACTTGAAAGATACTTTCACTCGTTTTCTATTTTTGGGCTTGGGTTTGCTCTATTTGGGACGCCAAAAGGCCACAGAAGCTGTTATGCTTACATTGGAGGTTTTGGATGAACCCTACAGATCAATGGCTACCACTATGGTAGATATCTGTGCTTATGCCGGTACTGGCAACGTTTTGAAGATTCAACAATTGTTGCACATTTGCTCCGATCATTATGAAACATCGAATAGCAGCGAAAGcgataatgataaaaataaaaaggataaaaacaacaaggaaAAG GATAAGGCTGAAAAGGAgaaagaaaaggaaaaagatCTTTCTGCTACTCAAGCTATTGCTGTTTTGGGTATTGCACTTATTGCCATGGGTGAAGATATTGGTGCCGAGATGGCATTCCGTTCATTTGGTAATCTATTGCGTTATTGCGAGCCCTGTATAAGACGTTCCGTACCCTTGGCTTTGGGTTTGATATCTGCATCTAATCCTAAACTGAATATTTTGGATACTTTGAGTAAATTTTCTCATGACAGCGATGCTGAGGTAGCCCATAATGCTATCTTTGCTATGGGTCTTGTTGGTGCTGGCACCAATAATGCCCGTTTGGCTGCTATGTTGCGTCAGTTGGCCCAATATCATTCTAAAGATCCCAGCAATCTTTTCATGGTGCGCATCGCTCAAAGTTTAACACATTTGGGCAAGGGTACACTTACCCTAAGTCCCTACCATAGTGATCGTCAACTAATGAATCCTATGGCTGTGGCTGGTCTTATGGCCACACTGGTGTCTTTGTTAGAtgttaaaaatcttattttgggTCGCTCTCATTATTTGCTGTATTGTTTGGTGCCCGCAATGCAGGCCCGCATGCTTATTACTTTCGATGAAGATCTTAATCAATTACAAGTTCCCGTACGTGTGGGTATGGCTATTGATGTTGTCGGTCAAGCCGGTAAGCCCAAGACCATAACCGGCTTCCAAACACATACAACACCTGTACTCTTGGCTATGGGTGAACGTGCTGAATTGGCCACCGAAGAATATATTGCATTAACACCTATTATGGAAGGTTTTGTAATACTAAAGAAAAATCCAAACTTTGTGAAGTAA
- the LOC111682666 gene encoding uncharacterized protein LOC111682666, producing the protein MYKYAATDSIFDGVSNIYLVSIATAFLAVIIAFYCSNFLKDESEKQLKQVLNEVGDEYDENMGEEELPEHDDYLNNTTTTEIENHYQLKQEIQKRLILDELENTSDYEDNDTYKKVYAKRNSNTSTNDNSDIDYDTDDDMHVDGLVSKLKSKRVKELEAQLTRDQLEEEKRIEREQLAAIFELLKKQEAELNMKEIDESELNAQLALYR; encoded by the exons aTGTACAAATATGCTGCAACAGATTCAATATTTGATGgtgtttcaaatatatatttagttagTATTGCAACAGCATTTTTAGCGGTTATTATAGCTTTTTATTGCAGTAATTTTCTCAAGGACGAAAGT GAAAagcaattaaaacaagtattaaATGAAGTAGGCGATGAATATGACGAGAATATGGGGGAGGAAGAATTGCCAGAACATGATGATTATCTTAATAATACAACTACCACTGAAATAGAAAATCATTATCAATTAAAACAGGAAATACAAAAACGTTTAATACTTGATGAATTGGAAAATACCAGTGATTATGAGGACAATGAcacttataaaaaagtttatgcgAAACGCAATTCTAACACATCGACTAATGACAATTCCGACATTGACTATGACACGGATGATGATATGCATGTCGATGGTCTTGTTAGTAAATTGAAATCGAAAAGAGTTAAAGAGTTGGAAGCCCAATTAACCAGAGATCAATTGGAGGAAGAGAAAAG AATCGAACGCGAACAATTGGCAGCCATATTTgagcttttaaaaaaacaagaagcCGAACTTAATATGAAGGAAATCGATGAATCAGAATTAAATGCTCAATTAGCTTTATATCGTTAA
- the LOC111682662 gene encoding protein Exd1 homolog produces the protein MTTPVQKLMALKVGQLLLVETIGGELLVGTLKSINIKYLMIELDNVRDIKTNYTYQSSQIMAYSQMKNIKLILSENEANCKSTTETDTDSTAELVKSCNSSLINMDQLSTSSNSSNSNKKQTVDSLNIQLTALDLQLLQTQLDSMLFITQTDHKYHKALNDMKSQSVIGLLIEPIEMGRNCKTSLMAVSTAQNIYIFDMLAIGKIFKEIRLILEAERPRKAVHFSHKIADHLKYRHNIVLKGIFDTFLAYCVVTGEKNNLTLEETVQKTFSISNVYFENDEDNEIPVNIYQRPLPQIQRMLVAKKVAFQLKLYDHLLHEYMLKNFYRQCENFSQTFYNNDDNFQVGQQLHASSRAGYEHIQPNGNWKDKLNINLEIFK, from the exons ATGACCACACCTGTACAAAAACTTATGGCACTTAAAGTAGGACAACTACTGCTAGTCGAAACAATAGGTGGAGAACTACTAGTTGGCAcgttaaaaagtataaatatcaAATATCTTATGATTGAATTGGACAATGTACGAGATATTAAAACCAACTATACATATCAATCATCACAAATAATGGCCTATAgtcaaatgaaaaatattaaattaatattaagcgAAAATGAGGCCAATTGTAAGAGCACAACTGAAACAGATACAGATAGCACAGCAGAACTAGTAAAAAGTTGCAATTCATCCTTAATTAACATGGATCAACTGTCCACTAGTAGTAATAGTAGTAAtagcaataaaaaacaaactgttgatagtttaaatatacaattaacAGCTTTAGATTTACAATTACTACAAACACAATTGGATAGCATGTTATTTATAACACAAACTGACCACAAATACCACAAGGCCTTAAATGATATGAAAAGCCAATCGGTAATAGGTCTTTTAATCGAACCCATAGAAATGGGTAGAAATTGCAAGACATCTTTAATGGCTGTCTCCACGGCTCagaacatttatatatttgataTGTTGGCAATTGGTAAAATATTCAAAGAAATACGTTTGATTTTGGAAGCAGAAAGGCCACGCAAAGCTGTACATTTTAGCCATAAAATAGCAGATCATTTAAAATATCGTCATAATATTGTACTCAAAGGaatatttgatacttttttggCCTATTGTGTAGTGACAggggaaaaaaataatttaacattggAAGAAACTGTTCAAAAGACTTTCAGCatatcaaatgtatattttgaaaatgatgAAGATAAtgag ATTCCTGTTAACATCTATCAGCGTCCTTTGCCCCAAATTCAACGTATGTTAGTTGCCAAAAAAGTTGCATTTCAACTGAAACTTTACGATCATTTATTACATGAAtacatgttaaaaaatttctatcgGCAATGTGAAAATTTCTctcaaacattttataataacgATGATAATTTTCAGGTAGGTCAACAATTACATGCCAGCAGTCGTGCTGGTTATGAACATATACAACCAAATGGCAATTGGAAAGAtaagttaaatattaatttagaaatatttaaataa
- the LOC111688507 gene encoding probable cytochrome P450 313a4: MYEYDKPLILYKGFTSVAGQGIITENEPIWTQHRKLLNKAFSHKMLLSFIQIFHKESNGHIEQIQSCLENKEDIDLLVIFRELTIKIATKTLLQRNLEQTEFNSVIMSKHLHGILQYIADICFMPVMNIPWIRKIADNIIYKSAKDGLDMFKKLVAESLYIKQYNTTDPSYLPKVNSILEHVVRGTKQNLLKYNEIEGQIMHIFAGATETSSSTLFFAISLLAMHEEYQSRAFEEIINILPEDDNVVLTLEQLDQLVYLEMILNETMRLLPVVPMVFRIVKNDKLTLSNGLTLAVGQRICIDIFRLHRSKELWGLKADLFNPDNFLPENVAARHPYAFIPFTKGQKFCIGSRYAILFLKIALAKLIKAYKFTTDFKYKYIVPENHMTLKLVQGPQIRIEKRITPE; the protein is encoded by the exons atgtATGAATATG ataaaccattaatattatacaaaggATTTACTTCAGTAGCCGGTCAAGGAATAATAACAGAAAAtg aACCAATATGGACTCAACAtcgtaaattgttaaataaagctttttcgcATAAAATGTTGCTGTCATTCattcaaatatttcataaagaaagCAATGGTCACATCGAACAAATTCAGAGCtgtttagaaaataaagaaGATATCGATTTGTTGGTAATATTTCGGGAATTAACTATAAAAATTGCGACAA aAACTCTCCTTCAAAGAAATTTAGAGCAAACTGAGTTCAATTCGGTAATTATGTCAAAACATCTTCATGG TATTCTACAATATATAGCTGACATTTGCTTTATGCCTGTAATGAACATACCATGGATACGCAAGATAGCCGataacattatttataaatctGCTAAAGATGGTTTagatatgtttaaaaaacttgtCGCTGAATCATTGTATATTAAGCAATATAATACAACAGATCCCAGCTATTTGCCAAAGGTTAATAGTATATTAGAACATGTAGTACGAGGAACTAAACAGAATTTACTTAAATACAATGAAATCGAAGGACAGATAATGCATATTTTTGCTGGG gCCACTGAAACTTCATCAAGtacattattttttgcaatttctctACTAGCCATGCATGAAGAGTATCAGAGTCGTGCTTTTGaggaaataataaacatattacCCGAGGATGATAATGTTGTCTTAACATTGGAACAACTTGATCAATTAGTATATTTGGAAATGATATTAAATGAGACCATGCGTCTTTTACCGGTAGTACCGATGGTATTTCGAATAGTTAAAAATGATAAACTTACTCTTAGCAATGGTTTGACTCTAGCCGTGGGCCAAAGGATTTGTATAGATATTTTTCGTTTGCATCGCAGCAAAGAACTATGGGGCCTCAAAGCGGATTTGTTTAATCCTGACAATTTTCTACCAGAAAATGTTGCCGCCAGACATCCATACgcatttatacccttcactaagGGACAGAAATTTTGTATTG GTTCGAGATATGccatattatttcttaaaattgccTTGGCAAAATTGATAAAAGCTTATAAATTTACAAcagattttaaatacaaatatattgtt